The sequence TCCATTCGTTATCCGAGATCTACGAGCAATTAACTTTTCACATTGACATGGCTAAGTATGTAATCTGTCTCGTAGATGCGGGAACTCGCATTTTCGGGTTTGCTAGGTAAACCTGTGACTTCGACCATGACAGACGTTTCTTGATTCATCGTCGACGTTCCCCACATGATATCATCACGGCTGTTTTTTCCCACACCGAACTGACCCACTGCATCACGATCCGTTTGTTCGCGAGTGAATGTAAAATAGGCATAACCCGCCTGTTTACA is a genomic window of Shewanella putrefaciens containing:
- a CDS encoding CC0125/CC1285 family lipoprotein, with protein sequence MILIRKMFICTGLALMLSACATSYDTEKHFWSFGKGFETVQIASDSWQISFVGNTNTDRALARKYVMRKSAELCKQAGYAYFTFTREQTDRDAVGQFGVGKNSRDDIMWGTSTMNQETSVMVEVTGLPSKPENASSRIYETDYILSHVNVKS